In Mus musculus strain C57BL/6J chromosome 1, GRCm38.p6 C57BL/6J, a single genomic region encodes these proteins:
- the Gpr55 gene encoding G-protein coupled receptor 55 isoform X3 has translation MPGALDEVGGTNMSQPERDNCSFDSVDKLTRTLQLAVHIPTFLLGLVLNLLAIRGFSAFLKKRKLDYIATSIYMINLAVFDLLLVLSLPFKMVLPQVESPLPSFCTLVECLYFISMYGSVFTICFISLDRFLAIQYPILASHLRSPRKTFGICCIIWMLVWIGSIPIYTFHREVERYKCFHNMSDVTWSASVFFPLEIFGFLLPMGIMGFCSYRSIHILLRRPDSTEDWVQQRDTKGWVQKRACIWTIATNLVIFVVSFLPVHLGFFLQYLVRNRFILDCRMKQGISLFLQLSLCFSNINCCLDVFCYYFVIKEFRMRIKAHRPSTIKLVNQDTMVSRG, from the exons ATGCCTGGTGCACTTGATGAAGTTGGAG GCACGAACATGAGCCAGCCAGAGCGTGACAACTGCTCATTCGATTCCGTGGATAAGCTTACCAGAACCTTGCAGCTGGCAGTCCATATCCCCACCTTCCTCCTTGGCCTGGTTCTCAACCTACTGGCCATCCGAGGCTTCAGTGCCTTCCTAAAGAAGAGGAAGCTGGACTATATCGCCACTTCTATCTACATGATCAACTTGGCTGTTTTCGATTTACTGCTGGTGCTCTCCCTCCCATTCAAGATGGTCCTGCCACAAGTGGAGTCCCCCTTGCCGTCCTTCTGCACTCTGGTGGAGTGCCTCTACTTCATCAGCATGTATGGGAGTGTCTTCACCATCTGCTTCATCAGCCTGGAcaggttcctggccatccagTACCCGATCCTGGCTAGCCATCTCCGGTCGCCCAGGAAGACCTTTGGGATCTGCTGCATCATCTGGATGCTGGTCTGGATCGGAAGCATCCCCATCTACACCTTCCACAGGGAAGTGGAGAGATACAAGTGCTTTCACAACATGTCGGATGTCACCTGGAGTGCCAGTGTCTTCTTCCCCCTGGAGATCTTTGGCTTCCTCCTTCCCATGGGCATCATGGGCTTCTGTTCCTATAGGAGTATTCACATCCTGCTGCGCCGTCCAGACAGCACTGAGGACTGGGTCCAACAGAGAGACACTAAGGGCTGGGTACAAAAGAGAGCCTGCATCTGGACCATTGCTACCAATCTTGTCATCTTTGTGGTCTCCTTTCTCCCAGTGCACTTGGGCTTCTTCCTGCAGTATCTGGTGAGGAACCGCTTTATCTTGGACTGCAGAATGAAGCAGGGCATCAGCTTGTTCCTGCagttgtctctgtgtttctccaACATCAACTGCTGCCTTGATGTTTTTTGCTACTACTTTGTCATCAAAGAATTTCGCATGCGCATCAAGGCCCACCGGCCCTCCACAATCAAGCTGGTCAACCAGGATACCATGGTCTCCAGGGGCTAA
- the Gpr55 gene encoding G-protein coupled receptor 55 isoform X2: MTPQSLISCSGLPAGTNMSQPERDNCSFDSVDKLTRTLQLAVHIPTFLLGLVLNLLAIRGFSAFLKKRKLDYIATSIYMINLAVFDLLLVLSLPFKMVLPQVESPLPSFCTLVECLYFISMYGSVFTICFISLDRFLAIQYPILASHLRSPRKTFGICCIIWMLVWIGSIPIYTFHREVERYKCFHNMSDVTWSASVFFPLEIFGFLLPMGIMGFCSYRSIHILLRRPDSTEDWVQQRDTKGWVQKRACIWTIATNLVIFVVSFLPVHLGFFLQYLVRNRFILDCRMKQGISLFLQLSLCFSNINCCLDVFCYYFVIKEFRMRIKAHRPSTIKLVNQDTMVSRG; the protein is encoded by the exons ATGACACCCCAAAGCTTAATCAGCTGCTCTGGATTACCTGCAG GCACGAACATGAGCCAGCCAGAGCGTGACAACTGCTCATTCGATTCCGTGGATAAGCTTACCAGAACCTTGCAGCTGGCAGTCCATATCCCCACCTTCCTCCTTGGCCTGGTTCTCAACCTACTGGCCATCCGAGGCTTCAGTGCCTTCCTAAAGAAGAGGAAGCTGGACTATATCGCCACTTCTATCTACATGATCAACTTGGCTGTTTTCGATTTACTGCTGGTGCTCTCCCTCCCATTCAAGATGGTCCTGCCACAAGTGGAGTCCCCCTTGCCGTCCTTCTGCACTCTGGTGGAGTGCCTCTACTTCATCAGCATGTATGGGAGTGTCTTCACCATCTGCTTCATCAGCCTGGAcaggttcctggccatccagTACCCGATCCTGGCTAGCCATCTCCGGTCGCCCAGGAAGACCTTTGGGATCTGCTGCATCATCTGGATGCTGGTCTGGATCGGAAGCATCCCCATCTACACCTTCCACAGGGAAGTGGAGAGATACAAGTGCTTTCACAACATGTCGGATGTCACCTGGAGTGCCAGTGTCTTCTTCCCCCTGGAGATCTTTGGCTTCCTCCTTCCCATGGGCATCATGGGCTTCTGTTCCTATAGGAGTATTCACATCCTGCTGCGCCGTCCAGACAGCACTGAGGACTGGGTCCAACAGAGAGACACTAAGGGCTGGGTACAAAAGAGAGCCTGCATCTGGACCATTGCTACCAATCTTGTCATCTTTGTGGTCTCCTTTCTCCCAGTGCACTTGGGCTTCTTCCTGCAGTATCTGGTGAGGAACCGCTTTATCTTGGACTGCAGAATGAAGCAGGGCATCAGCTTGTTCCTGCagttgtctctgtgtttctccaACATCAACTGCTGCCTTGATGTTTTTTGCTACTACTTTGTCATCAAAGAATTTCGCATGCGCATCAAGGCCCACCGGCCCTCCACAATCAAGCTGGTCAACCAGGATACCATGGTCTCCAGGGGCTAA
- the Gpr55 gene encoding G-protein coupled receptor 55 isoform X4 yields the protein MSQPERDNCSFDSVDKLTRTLQLAVHIPTFLLGLVLNLLAIRGFSAFLKKRKLDYIATSIYMINLAVFDLLLVLSLPFKMVLPQVESPLPSFCTLVECLYFISMYGSVFTICFISLDRFLAIQYPILASHLRSPRKTFGICCIIWMLVWIGSIPIYTFHREVERYKCFHNMSDVTWSASVFFPLEIFGFLLPMGIMGFCSYRSIHILLRRPDSTEDWVQQRDTKGWVQKRACIWTIATNLVIFVVSFLPVHLGFFLQYLVRNRFILDCRMKQGISLFLQLSLCFSNINCCLDVFCYYFVIKEFRMRIKAHRPSTIKLVNQDTMVSRG from the coding sequence ATGAGCCAGCCAGAGCGTGACAACTGCTCATTCGATTCCGTGGATAAGCTTACCAGAACCTTGCAGCTGGCAGTCCATATCCCCACCTTCCTCCTTGGCCTGGTTCTCAACCTACTGGCCATCCGAGGCTTCAGTGCCTTCCTAAAGAAGAGGAAGCTGGACTATATCGCCACTTCTATCTACATGATCAACTTGGCTGTTTTCGATTTACTGCTGGTGCTCTCCCTCCCATTCAAGATGGTCCTGCCACAAGTGGAGTCCCCCTTGCCGTCCTTCTGCACTCTGGTGGAGTGCCTCTACTTCATCAGCATGTATGGGAGTGTCTTCACCATCTGCTTCATCAGCCTGGAcaggttcctggccatccagTACCCGATCCTGGCTAGCCATCTCCGGTCGCCCAGGAAGACCTTTGGGATCTGCTGCATCATCTGGATGCTGGTCTGGATCGGAAGCATCCCCATCTACACCTTCCACAGGGAAGTGGAGAGATACAAGTGCTTTCACAACATGTCGGATGTCACCTGGAGTGCCAGTGTCTTCTTCCCCCTGGAGATCTTTGGCTTCCTCCTTCCCATGGGCATCATGGGCTTCTGTTCCTATAGGAGTATTCACATCCTGCTGCGCCGTCCAGACAGCACTGAGGACTGGGTCCAACAGAGAGACACTAAGGGCTGGGTACAAAAGAGAGCCTGCATCTGGACCATTGCTACCAATCTTGTCATCTTTGTGGTCTCCTTTCTCCCAGTGCACTTGGGCTTCTTCCTGCAGTATCTGGTGAGGAACCGCTTTATCTTGGACTGCAGAATGAAGCAGGGCATCAGCTTGTTCCTGCagttgtctctgtgtttctccaACATCAACTGCTGCCTTGATGTTTTTTGCTACTACTTTGTCATCAAAGAATTTCGCATGCGCATCAAGGCCCACCGGCCCTCCACAATCAAGCTGGTCAACCAGGATACCATGGTCTCCAGGGGCTAA
- the Gpr55 gene encoding G-protein coupled receptor 55 isoform X1 — protein sequence MPTDIKDTLPLIAQVSHPHSWPGDKGTNMSQPERDNCSFDSVDKLTRTLQLAVHIPTFLLGLVLNLLAIRGFSAFLKKRKLDYIATSIYMINLAVFDLLLVLSLPFKMVLPQVESPLPSFCTLVECLYFISMYGSVFTICFISLDRFLAIQYPILASHLRSPRKTFGICCIIWMLVWIGSIPIYTFHREVERYKCFHNMSDVTWSASVFFPLEIFGFLLPMGIMGFCSYRSIHILLRRPDSTEDWVQQRDTKGWVQKRACIWTIATNLVIFVVSFLPVHLGFFLQYLVRNRFILDCRMKQGISLFLQLSLCFSNINCCLDVFCYYFVIKEFRMRIKAHRPSTIKLVNQDTMVSRG from the coding sequence GCACGAACATGAGCCAGCCAGAGCGTGACAACTGCTCATTCGATTCCGTGGATAAGCTTACCAGAACCTTGCAGCTGGCAGTCCATATCCCCACCTTCCTCCTTGGCCTGGTTCTCAACCTACTGGCCATCCGAGGCTTCAGTGCCTTCCTAAAGAAGAGGAAGCTGGACTATATCGCCACTTCTATCTACATGATCAACTTGGCTGTTTTCGATTTACTGCTGGTGCTCTCCCTCCCATTCAAGATGGTCCTGCCACAAGTGGAGTCCCCCTTGCCGTCCTTCTGCACTCTGGTGGAGTGCCTCTACTTCATCAGCATGTATGGGAGTGTCTTCACCATCTGCTTCATCAGCCTGGAcaggttcctggccatccagTACCCGATCCTGGCTAGCCATCTCCGGTCGCCCAGGAAGACCTTTGGGATCTGCTGCATCATCTGGATGCTGGTCTGGATCGGAAGCATCCCCATCTACACCTTCCACAGGGAAGTGGAGAGATACAAGTGCTTTCACAACATGTCGGATGTCACCTGGAGTGCCAGTGTCTTCTTCCCCCTGGAGATCTTTGGCTTCCTCCTTCCCATGGGCATCATGGGCTTCTGTTCCTATAGGAGTATTCACATCCTGCTGCGCCGTCCAGACAGCACTGAGGACTGGGTCCAACAGAGAGACACTAAGGGCTGGGTACAAAAGAGAGCCTGCATCTGGACCATTGCTACCAATCTTGTCATCTTTGTGGTCTCCTTTCTCCCAGTGCACTTGGGCTTCTTCCTGCAGTATCTGGTGAGGAACCGCTTTATCTTGGACTGCAGAATGAAGCAGGGCATCAGCTTGTTCCTGCagttgtctctgtgtttctccaACATCAACTGCTGCCTTGATGTTTTTTGCTACTACTTTGTCATCAAAGAATTTCGCATGCGCATCAAGGCCCACCGGCCCTCCACAATCAAGCTGGTCAACCAGGATACCATGGTCTCCAGGGGCTAA